In Acidaminococcus fermentans DSM 20731, one genomic interval encodes:
- the hydG gene encoding [FeFe] hydrogenase H-cluster radical SAM maturase HydG, translating to MTIPYNPASPKAEEFINHQEILDTLAFADERSKDPDYCRSLLEKARTLKGLTHREASVLLACEDPSILEGIYDLAREIKDKIYGQRIVLFAPLYLSNYCVNGCVYCPYHMKNKHIARKKLTQDEIRKEVIALQDMGHKRLALEAGEDPVNNPIDYILECIHTIYSIKHKNGAIRRVNVNIAATTVENYRKLKEAGIGTYILFQETYHKENYEKLHPTGPKHDYAYHTEAMDRAMEGGIDDVGVGVLFGLNMYRYDFAGILMHKEHLETMFGVGPHTISVPRIRPADDISVQSFPNAISDAMFKKIVAILRITVPYTGIIISTRESAATRKAVLEVGVSQISGASRTSVGGYAEEEEEDSAQFEVSDNRTLDQVINWLLTDGYIPSFCTACYRAGRTGDRFMSLAKTGEISNCCQPNALLTLREYLDDYASPETRQKGMEAIKKELNHIPNPQVRATCEAYLQKIDGGERDFRF from the coding sequence ATGACCATACCGTACAATCCTGCGTCTCCGAAAGCGGAGGAATTCATCAACCATCAGGAAATCCTGGATACCCTGGCCTTTGCGGACGAGCGGAGCAAAGATCCGGACTACTGCCGGAGCCTTCTGGAAAAAGCCCGGACCCTGAAAGGGCTCACCCACCGGGAAGCCTCCGTGCTCCTGGCCTGTGAAGACCCCTCCATCCTGGAAGGGATCTATGACCTGGCCCGGGAAATCAAGGACAAGATCTACGGCCAGCGGATCGTGCTCTTTGCCCCTCTGTACCTGTCCAACTACTGCGTCAACGGCTGTGTGTACTGCCCCTACCACATGAAGAACAAGCACATTGCCCGGAAGAAGCTCACCCAGGACGAAATCCGGAAAGAAGTCATCGCCCTCCAGGACATGGGCCACAAGCGGCTGGCCCTGGAAGCCGGGGAAGATCCGGTGAACAACCCCATTGACTATATCCTGGAATGCATCCATACCATCTACAGCATCAAACACAAAAATGGCGCCATCCGCCGGGTGAACGTGAACATCGCCGCCACCACCGTGGAAAACTACCGGAAACTGAAGGAAGCCGGCATCGGTACCTACATCCTGTTCCAGGAAACCTACCACAAGGAAAACTACGAAAAGCTCCATCCCACCGGTCCCAAACATGACTATGCCTATCATACGGAAGCCATGGACCGGGCCATGGAAGGAGGCATCGACGACGTGGGCGTGGGCGTGCTGTTCGGCCTCAATATGTACCGGTATGACTTTGCCGGCATCCTGATGCACAAGGAACACCTGGAAACCATGTTCGGCGTAGGGCCCCACACCATCAGCGTGCCCCGGATCCGCCCTGCCGACGACATTTCCGTCCAGTCCTTCCCCAATGCCATTTCCGATGCCATGTTCAAGAAGATCGTGGCCATCCTGCGGATCACCGTTCCCTACACCGGGATCATCATCTCCACCCGGGAATCCGCCGCCACCCGGAAGGCCGTGCTGGAAGTGGGTGTTTCCCAGATCAGCGGTGCGTCCCGGACCAGCGTGGGGGGCTATGCGGAAGAGGAAGAAGAAGATTCCGCCCAGTTTGAAGTCAGCGACAACCGGACCCTGGACCAGGTGATCAACTGGCTCCTCACCGATGGATACATCCCCAGCTTCTGCACCGCCTGCTACCGGGCCGGCCGCACCGGGGACCGGTTCATGAGCCTGGCCAAGACGGGAGAGATCTCCAACTGCTGCCAGCCCAATGCCCTGCTGACCCTCCGGGAATACCTGGACGACTACGCCTCTCCGGAAACCCGGCAGAAAGGCATGGAAGCCATCAAAAAGGAAC